Proteins co-encoded in one Arachis hypogaea cultivar Tifrunner chromosome 13, arahy.Tifrunner.gnm2.J5K5, whole genome shotgun sequence genomic window:
- the LOC140177575 gene encoding uncharacterized protein, whose protein sequence is MAAKTKQEALSQIQGAFREQYKRINDYCHELLRTNPGSTVILKVIRSPDFAQERQNVELMNYCIFQRMYVCFDACKKSFQHCRRFIGLDGCFLKTPQGGQLLTAVGRDPNDQILPIAYAVVEAETKDSWVWFLRHLSDDLGPHNLVKCTFMSDQQKGLLPAFEEVIPGVDNRFCVRHLYSNFRKKFPGLELKNKMWRCAKASHWQSWEKEMKNLRVLNEGAFRHLNGIPPRFWSRSRFTFLSKCDSLVNNMSESFNAVLVEAREKPIVSMLKDIRVYMMTRWAANRERVLNYPRNIMPMITKKLEKWASLARDWRPYWSSASNYEVMCGLDKYVVDLATGECSCRTWQMSGIPCPHVISCITFKGLNLESYVAYCYKKEAYIKCYQEVIHPVNGPELWERTQYDDVIPPPYRRPSHRPVKKRKRGAADEDNRSQTHLSRRGEFQRCSNCGGVGHKKSGCSQPKKRAQSSTKRAKKNAPKLAPGQTAWGGRKRNTAPSPTNLPASHTRKTPTRPKKHEARPTTEAPQPKKASTKPKKASTQPNILAQTKNKAASSATSTSNKQPPSQPSVRKRPFSMIQCSAPHLPPSQWGNL, encoded by the exons ATGGCAGCTAAGACAAAACAGGAGGCTTTGAGTCAGATACAGGGCGCCTTTAGGGAGCAGTACAAGCGAATAAACGACTACTGCCATGAACTCCTAAGAACAAACCCAGGTTCCACAGTGATTCTGAAGGTTATTAGATCACCAGATTTTGCTCAAGAGAGACAGAACGTAGAACTGATGAACTATTGTATTTTCCAAAGAATGTATGTATGCTTTGATGCTTGCAAGAAAAGTTTTCAACACTGCAGAAGGTTCATTGGGCTGGACGGTTGCTTCTTGAAAACCCCCCAAGGTGGACAACTGTTGACTGCAGTCGGAAGAGACCCAAATGACCAGATTCTTCCAATTGCGTATGCGGTTGTGGAGGCGGAAACTAAGGACTCTTGGGTCTGGTTTCTGCGTCACCTGTCTGATGACTTAGGCCCACACAACCTTGTAAAGTGCACGTTTATGTCTGATCAGCAAAAG GGCTTATTGCCGGCGTTTGAAGAGGTCATTCCAGGGGTGGATAACAGGTTCTGTGTCAGGCATCTCTACAGCAACTTCAGGAAGAAGTTTCCTGGTTTAGAGCTAAAGAACAAGATGTGGAGGTGTGCTAAAGCAAGTCATTGGCAGAGTTGGGAGAAGGAGATGAAAAATTTGCGAGTTCTAAATGAGGGAGCATTTAGACATCTCAATGGCATTCCACCAAGGTTCTGGTCAAGATCCAGGTTTACCTTCCTATCTAAATGTGACAGTCTTGTTAATAACATGAGTGAGAGTTTCAATGCTGTGTTAGTAGAAGCAAGAGAGAAACCAATTGTGAGCATGTTAAAGGATATTAGGGTTTATATGATGACTAGATGGGCTGCAAATAGGGAAAGGGTTCTTAATTATCCAAGAAATATTATGCCAATGATTACCAAGAAATTAGAGAAATGGGCAAGCTTAGCTAGGGACTGGAGGCCTTACTGGTCATCTGCTAGCAACTACGAGGTTATGTGTGGTCTAGATAAGTATGTTGTGGATCTGGCTACTGGTGAATGTTCTTGCAGGACTTGGCAAATGAGTGGGATTCCTTGTCCTCATGTCATCAGCTGCATCACCTTCAAGGGCCTTAATTTGGAATCATATGTGGCTTACTGCTACAAGAAGGAGGCCTACATCAAGTGCTACCAGGAGGTGATACACCCTGTAAATGGCCCAGAGCTATGGGAGAGGACTCAATATGATGATGTCATCCCACCTCCATACAGGAGGCCAAGCCACAGACCggtgaagaagaggaaaagaggGGCTGCAGATGAAGACAATAGAAGCCAGACTCATCTGTCACGGAGGGGAGAATTCCAGAGATGCTCCAACTGTGGTGGAGTTGGACACAAGAAGAGCGGCTGCAGCCAGCCTAAGAAGAGG GCTCAAAGTTCAACCAAAAGAGCTAAGAAGAATGCACCTAAGCTGGCACCTGGTCAGACAGCTTGGGGAGGGAGAAAGAGGAATACTGCACCATCACCAACCAATCTGCCAGCATCCCATACCAGGAAAACCCCCACAAGGCCCAAGAAACATGAAGCCCGGCCCACCACAGAAGCACCTCAGCCCAAGAAAGCTTCCACCAAGCCCAAGAAAGCATCCACTCAGCCCAACATCCTGGCCCAGACCAAGAACAAGGCTGCATCTTCTGCAACCTCCACCAGCAACAAACAGCCTCCTAGCCAGCCATCTGTGAGGAAGAGGCCCTTTTCTATGATTCAATGCAGTGCACCTCATCTACCCCCATCTCAGTGGGGAAATCTTTAA